AAGGggtatgagagtggtggaagggcTTATTTGTAATTTGGGGAAAGGTGGGGGTTAGATTGAAATTTTGGGGaattttccccttcttctcctaggaacagagagagagagggagtgggggagttggccggcggtggccggccagccgggctcaccggcggcgagccgtgGGCGGAGGGGGGTGGAGGAAGTGGAGGGGACTCCATTTTGCCCCTTTACCGTGGGTGGCGGCACCGGGGaagggcggccggtggtggactttgggcggcggcggcaatttGGCGCGAGGGAGGCGAGAGCTTaggcggcgctggtggtggaggatgGGGCGAGGTGGGGTGTCGCCTCctgcccttttataggccgacGGGGGTGACCGGTGGCGTTGGGACCGGGGCAGCACGCGACGTGTCGGTAGGGGCCTACGGCGGAGGAGCCGACGGCGTGCGACAAGGGAgggttgttggaggtatgccctggaggcaatcatagagatgatgatattccatttgtatccatgatttgtatgttgtgttcattgaatatccattgaaggctacttgaattgatttgcaattatgtgaattgtatgtgaaactctttacttgtttggttattctaaagttgtccctagtcggagttcatgtgaggacacacatgaatattagactagcacatgtattagttgatgactatgtttcacaagtcatggacatggagatgttgaactaataatgtggacacatgtggagacacgtgctaggactgacccaacacgagaagtagttctctctttaaacaacatatacgctttgtccttagacctgagattttcgcatgtattctagatgtggatcgacctacttaggggctatcaaacactacgccgtaacagcgtagttataaaggtagctttcgggtttgtcaagaagcatgctatgagacatggtcaatcaagatgggatttgcccctctctgattgagagtgatatctctaggcccctcgagtgatcggatccgaaaatgcatggccatgctacgtacggttaagagttaacctacaaagggattccgaatcacaggatcgagaaagagcagtcggcttgaagctagaccaaatatcgtgaggcaaagggaatagcatgtatattatgttgtgatggttcgtctgatatgatcttcgtgtgcgtataggagttggcacatcttgctagaggccgctaccgactattgggccgagtaggagtattcgggtcatgtctatacgtatccgaacccatagggtcacacacttaaggggctggaagcccaattcggatctgatccaagttggattaggtttagaagtactaatgggcctcggacccagaggcccgttaggaacctctataaatagaggggtgggggcgccctagggttcacacctttttggcgaaacacacctgccgcgcctcccacgccctcgcctgttgcaactcgcggatctagcagttcggcttgcgacacttcctccctgcacgtgtggataccttggaggtgttgcgcctgcagcacttggacgagccgccgacgagccgccgacgagccgccgacgagccgcggcaccgggggcgatcttgctgcacgtggacgagctgctaaggagttgctggacgttgacgtgatcgactatgtacgactacgttgatcgactacgtacgactacgtgatcgtcttcactgcatcgacacatatctacatcttccgcaccagtagtgcgtcgagtggtaatcccgtgatccttatacggcagttattcctggttttacgcgatagaaattttgatttgcgctagcgtagcctacctcgtatcccaacaagggTCTGGGCAGGCGTGGGATGGGGCTGGCGTGGGCAGCGCGGGTGGCAAGagggccggaggcgggggcTGGGCCCGCGGCGGCGTAGGGGCCCGGCATGGCCGTCCGCTGCGAAGGTGTGCGCGCGCGGCCTGAGTTGCACCGGCGAGGCACGCGCATGGGGCCGGGCCAGCGAGGCACCGGGCGGCGCGCCAGGCAGTAAATGCATGGGAGGGGGCCGGTTGGGCACCGCCCAAAGGGAGGGGCCAGCTGGGGTCCGGTCAGGGTAtggtgccaggaagaagaaaggaggaggagagagaagaaggaaggaggaagaagaaagaagaagaaggaagaagaaagagaaggagaaaaggaaaaagaaaagagaggggaaaaagagaaaaagaaaagggaaaccggcggcgattgcggcacgcggtcggagcacgcgcggcggtctgtcaaccggcacgcggcgaaaattatgGGAGGGGATAAAATGATGGTGTCGgtttgggtgccgggacggcaaaatcgccgggaagattttagatttccgggagctcagtgataaaaagattttgaaagtgatttttaacgggtgattttagttggtgattttgcgAATGTTACAGGCCATCGCCTTCCGTTGTTGGCGCTTGTTCCTCCAGGCATCGCCGTCGCAGGTGGTCAAGTCGATGCGCTGCCGCAGGGTGCACTCATCGATGGAGAAGCGCCGCCAGGCAGTGCACACCTGGTCGGCTCCGCAGAGGATGTCGGCGGTCTACAGCCGCTGGAACACCTCCCACAGGATGTTGGAAGGCAGCGTTGCCCAGTCCTTGGACTCTGGTGGTGAAGGGGAAGAGTTCCTGTGGCCTCCCGAATGGCGGCGTTTGCGGCGGTGAACGGAGGAAGGCATGATTAGATTAGGGTGACTCATGGGATATTCGTGAGATTATCTAGGTCAGAACTGTGATGCGAATATTATATAGCCATATATCTTTtaaatagaaaaggaaaagtACTAAAGAACGGCCTAATTCGAGCCGAATTTTCTCCAATCAGGTTGTTGACACCAATTTTTGGTTCATCATTAAAAAAGAATTGTTGTTGAGCCCCAACACATTTAAACCATGGCTCGTGTTATGTatttcgttttgacttttctagatgcataacttttgctatggatttagatatatatatatatatatatatatatatatataggattaTACTATACAATACCCTGGGTACGGAATATTATTCCGTACCCGAGCTCATCCGCCGATGCACCATCCCCCgctggtttttttttctcttcccgCTCCCCCGTTTTTTTTCTGTCTTTTTTTTCCCGACCGTGGGTCTTCCGTCGTGGGAGGTCCCTTCAGTTCCCGTCCCGTTCTCCTGCTGCTCTCCCTTCGCTCACGCCATAGCTCGCcaactgccgccgccggcgcatgcCGGTGCTTTTTCCGCTCCAGTTCCTTATTCcattctcgccgccgcccgccttccgcagccgccgccgccactccccatCCATAGCCGTCGCCGCCAGTCGCCATTCGCTTCCGCCTCCGCCACTCGCCAaccgcatccgccgccgcccgccttccgcaaccgccgccgccgccaatcgCCATTCGCTTCCACCTCCGCCACTCGCCAaccgcatccgccgccgcccgccttccGCAACCGCCGCTGCCACTCCCCATCCGTAGCCTCCGCCGCCAATCGCCACTCGCCatccgcatccgccgccgccgctcgcccgcagcTGCCGCaccgctcctctcctcctccgcatcgacgCTGCGCCGCCCCTCGCGTCGATCCCGTGCCGCCTCTCTCCTCCGCATCGACACCTCGCGCCCCTCGCGTTGACCcctcgccgcccctctcctcctccgcatcgacgccgcgccgcccctcacGTCGACCCCGCGGCGCCCCTatcctcctccgcatcgacgCCGCGCCGGACGCCGCAATAGCCCGCCGGAGCTAGGTTCAATCCCCTCGACCGCCCGATGCCGCCGGTGAGCTCACGCCTAGCTGGTGGTGGTATTAGGTGAAATGCCGTGACTTCGTCAGCCGTGCTACTGGCTTGCGCACATGCTGGGGCAATACAGACTGGAAAGCGCATTCATAATCAGGTGAATTACTTGCTCCTTGTCTACATGTAGATGTTGATTGACCACTTGAATTAATTCTTAGGATCAAACACTATGACTATGTCACCATTAAAACATCAGTCTACATTATTTTGTTGAACAAAGGGAGCTTATTACAACTGTTAGAGGTCCTACAGTAGCTGTCAAGGGCATGGCTTCCAATTCTATCCTTGAAGAAAGTCTGACCTCACGAGCCATCTTTTGAGTGAGATGTCTTTACAGTACCAACTATACCTATATGCATTATCCTGGATAACCATTGCTTACTAATTGCTTTGGTTTTGGAGATCTTTAGCATGTTCTTCAAAATTTGTTTATCAACAAATTTTTGAGTTTTCGATAAACAGTATTCATGACGCCATGATGGTGAGCAATTTTTCAGTTCCAATAGATTGGATTTGGACGAATTGTACACTTCTGTGTTTGAGAATTTTGATTAAATTGTTTGTCACTATGTTTAAGCCTTACCAATAAGTTATTTGTTTTTATGGATCTAGAAATCATTTGATACTATGTCATTTACATTAATTTACTAGTCAAATTATTCTAAGCTCAAGCAACTTTCTTCTGGTGTTGTAGGAAGGATATTGATCATTTGATTGAATCAATTGTTCACCTTTTTTTTCATAGTTTCCATGCCTTTTAATCATAGAATTGCGCTATGCAATTCCTTCTGTTCAGTGTTTATGAAATTGAAGTAGCTTCCTCTTAATTATATTTTTGAAATGTGGTACAAATGGGTTTAGAGGAGAATGTCTATGTTGGAACTTCTGTAGTTGATATGTACAGCTAGTGTTGGCGCTAGTTGACTACTCACTCCTGCTTTATTTTCTGCATTTAATACCTGATTTGGTATAACTTGCTTCCTCTCCTCTCAGTTTATCTCTCACCTGTATACAAGGAGCGGATGAGTGAGCTGGATTATGTCAGTTTACAGCGTGAGCTCCCATGAAGATTATTGCCAGAGGCCCAGAGCCATCATCAGCCATTAATGTCCATCATCTGAGGGTATGGGAGGTCCCTACGAGAATCTTTAGTGGCACCTCTACCAGTTGTTCATGGACCTCCACGAACTTGTCCATATAAATCAGAGTCTATTACTCCTGAAGGATGCATTTAGGGTGTCTTGACCCAACGTCCGCCAAACCCTGTCCACGTCCCTGTCTTTCCCTTTTCTGCTCATGTTTTTATCTAGTTCATCACACTCCGCATAAACTGTGGCGACGGGTGTGGGATGGAGAGGTGGAGTGAAGGTTCCCTGCCTAAAGAAAAACATAGAATGGTAATACGATGGATTGGATAAATCAGTAGAGTTGTTTTGGTGCCTGGACCTGAAGCTTTAGCTTGAAgtgttttttattattttgtatGAGCTGATAGTACCAGGCTAGCACCTTTGATGCTTGCACATGGATGTGTGCCTTTTGTATTCTTTAGGATATATGATAATGAATAGAGATCAAATAATTTATTTGAGAAGTGTGCAAACCTAATGGTGCTCTCAGTCAACAACAGTTCCAGATTTAGTGATGGCTAGATGCAGAAGCAATCAGACTAGCTTTGTTTTCTATGGCCAATAATATTTTAATATTTCAACAACCAGTTTAGATTGTTAGCTTTGTTTTCTAGGGTGTGTTTGCAGCAGGTTACCATGACTGGCGACCAACTGCAGGCATCACGTAAGCCACAATACTGAACTGAATCTTTTGTTTCACATGGTAGCAAAAGTATGAGCTCCCTACATAAGGCATGTTAATTTTCTTACGCCATTAGAATTGAAACTAGAATTATTGGGTTGTGTGAGTATTAGACTCAGAACCTTCTATTAGGATATTATATCTTCCATACGTACCCCTCAAAGTAGAGTTTTTATACCATTAATAAAGATGCTAGTTCATTCAGTGAAAGAATACGTACCCCTGTATAATGCACCTCTATAATTAACAACTCTTTTCCTCCCCCATGCCAGGCAGCTCTGCCATCATCCCTCCGAGCTGTGGTTTCCTTCATTTTCATACCTACTCATGAAGACTGTATCTGCTAAATCTTTAGAAAACGAGTAAAGAAAGAGTAGTTTTTGTAGTtctctctaattattttcttccATGTGTAGATACGGTTCCCTTACAGTCAGAAGGTGTTCAGCAAGGTTCTCCACGGATCTGCTCAACTAGAAGGTCTTATGTGACTCATTTTTGTCTGTGTTCTCATCTCTTCCGCTTTCCCATGCCTGTCATAACGTTTACatcattttattcttttcagttTGTAAATATTCCATGTAAACAACTACAACATATTTGGATCCTAACCACTCATTGTATTCATTATTACTGACATAGAGTATGTTCAATTTGATTTGTCTCACAGGACAGATACTTGTCAGCGGTTGGTGAATAGGATGCCTATCAACCTGAAGCTAGCTGTATTTGAGAGCACACAGGAGAGGTATGCGCATGTTTATAATTTCACCGCCTATCCTGTAGTCCACTGCATTTTCATTGATTCATGGTCTATACTTTATACTTTCATTTTTCTCACTTCAGGTTCGAGGTTCTTCTTCGACCCGAGTTGCGATCATCTTATCCAGTGGGTGGTGGCCCTGGATCGTCTTTTCAACAGCTACCCAACCGAAATGTTCCTCGACACAGTTATGTTCCTGATGATCCTGGCGCAAATTTTATTGCGGATGACCATGATCCGGGGTGCAATAAATCTGTTCTCCGTATGAGGAATGCTTCTGATGATCGCACCGGGGTTGTAGATCGCCGTAGGAAGAAGTTTCGGTCCTCTCACCGCTCTTCAAAGGAAAAGAATAGTGCAGCTGATAATTCTAGGCGATTAACCGATTATTTCCTTGCCCAGGATGGCACAGAGGTATGTGCCAAATATTAAATTGAATTGTCATGTTACAAATACACACATAATATCTATGCACATATATATGCAGTAATTCCTGGTGTTGTAttattcttcttgttgttctGTGTACATTACTCACTTCTAAAACCTGACATATGTTCCATGTAGTTTCCTTATTTTTTACATGGTTTACTTTTAGTGTCATTTCCTCTTTCCTTGTATATACTCAATTTTACACATCATTATACAAGCCAGGCTCCACCAAGACCCAGGAACTTCAATGTTGGTTTGGATGACATGACTAACGTCCCTAAGATTCGTATTCCACGTTTGCGTGATCTCTTATCCCGTCCATTGGGTTGTCTCACTGGTCACCCCTTGCAAGCATTTAATGAATTGTTCGACCAGTTTGACCAAACCTTATCTGAGAACACTTGTGCCATCCAAGCTTCTCTATGCAACATTGCTAGAGCTCCTTATCGTCTAGCTGAAAAGTGCGGACCGGTAATAGAGGAGCTTATTGCTGCCCAGAGGTCGGCTTCTGATCATAACAATATTGGGGAGACTTCACGGAGGAACAACTCAGGCACCGAAGAGGACTTTGTCGATCCTCACAACGGTGGCACACATCGATCCCCACAATCCATTCTGATTATGTACTTTTTTTCAATTCCTAATCAAATTGCTCTTGAAAGTTTCAACTTATTTTTCTGTACATTACTTTCTGTAGATCAACTATTCGAGCATGGAAACGGCGGTGTTTTCAGGACCCCAAGTTCTTGCTACAGAGATGACGTATTAAGGGATGGCAACGGCCAAAACTCATACACCACAGGTGCTGCCTATCGCATACTACAACCAGCAAAATGCTCGGTAATGACCCTTTACCATAAAAGCTTAACAGCAGTTATTTTGGAAATCTTGGTCATAGATCCCGCCACATCTAAAACTGGTGGCACTACACCTTGCACTAAACCTCATCAAGAAGCTTGCAGGGATGACCATGCACGTACTACTACTTGCTCAGGTTAGCACTATGTAGTCTGAATTTTCTCTTTATCTCTTTTCCAGGTTGTATCCAGGCTTACATTACAATATGCAGCTGTCAGGATTGTTACCCATATGCTCAGCCTTTAATTGTTTAGGAGTCATTTATGTTCTTGCTTAACGCTGTATTCATGTCATTAATTTTTCAGATCATATACCCCCCTCTTCCCCTCTTCTAGTTTGCCTGACAGAAACCATGATATGAATAGAATCAACAATCTCATTGATGCCATCTATTGTGAAGAGCAATCAAATCATATGCATACTCTCCCTTCATCACGCACTACCCAATTTGAAGACCAGGCCAAAACTGTATGTTTAACTGGACACGATTACCACCCACTCCATTCGATTCGAGTTGCAATCCTTCCAGCTAATTATTTTCCAACTACATGTTATTTTGACCTTTCCAAAGGATCAAAATAACATGGTGTCAAGCACTTTACATGTGTTAGAACAGAGAACAGGGAAACGCATGACACGGAAGCCTGCTAAATATTCTTCACCCTTCAAGTATGGAATTATGTCCCGTCCTGCACCCAATGTGGACGCAGCAATGAGTCTCTTTGGACACATGTGCGCTGATGACTCCACATTGAAAAGgttagcttttgtccatttctaAATCTTATAACAGCCAAACTTTCTATTTCTCCATTTGCTGATTGTAATATCCACAGCATGCCGGTGATCCAGTTTGGTAGCACCCCTTTAACTTGTGACATGATTGCACAATCATTTGCCGATGGTGCAATCCCAGACTCAACTTTTATCACAGGATTTGTCAAATGTCTTAGCTATGATGATTATTGGATCAGACCCGAGTGCCATGGTTACAGAATTGCCATGGTTACAGAATTTTTTTTGATGCTGACCTCTCAGTAAGCTTTTATTTTGCCATTCTTTGACACTAGATTTATTAAAATTTTTCCATTCTTTCGtacttttttttattccatggcatttcttttcttgaagGCAATTCTCAATGTTGAGTGGCACAAAAGGGACAGCTCCGAACCCAAATATAGCCAGTTTGCTGCAGTGACAGCCATCCAACGTTGTCTTCCTTTCACAGacttgaagaagacaaagatggtacatctactattttttttgttagcttttgtccatttttttCTGATCCTCCAATCTGGCCATGAGTTTGCTGGTTTCATAATTATGTGTTTGAGtagcttctgcatatgttgtaCTCGTGAATTTAGTTAAGTAGATAAGTCATTGTTATTATATTTTCGCAAAAATAAGTCAATTCTTCTTTTTACACATTGTGTAGATTCTTCTACCAGTTCTACATCAGCACCATTGGTCTGTTTATTGCGTTAACTTTGGCCAATCACGGATTGATGTGCTTGACTCAATGTTGTACACCCCTGAGTCTGACAACAATTGGGACAAGTATCATTTGGAATTTGGGAAAAAATCATGCACCGACTAAGTGATGCTCTCTCCATTGCTGCACCTCTCAAATTTAAATCATTCAAGAACTGGAGACATGTCCCGGTCAAGGTTCCCGTCCAGAAGGCCACGTCGGACAGTGCATTCTTTGCCATGAAGTTTCTTGAGTTCTATGATGGTGATGGCCATGGCTCACTACACACTAGCATCGCTGCTGTAAGTCTTTTCCCAAGACTCTACCCTTTCGCATGCAGTTTCTTACTTTTCATGGCTATATGTCTTTAATTTCAGGAACGATCAAAAGAGTTGCGTGCTGAGACCTTGTATTACCTCACTTTTCATAAGCAGAACAAGGTTGTGGCGCTGCTTGACGAAATCCTTCAGTACCGTCGAGATGATCATCACCCTTTTttctattagttttttttttgttcattacAACCCTTTactatttaattttttattcttttgtagCTGTGCATATTGTACATTCTCATGATTCATATATGAACAATGCTTAGTTTTGTGACTGACATGTGAATACCTCATTTTTGATGTGTATTAATGCTACTGCGACAGTCCCGACGCATCTCTTTGTTCTGTTTTAAGCATGTATGCCCCTCTTATGAGGCCGTTGTGTCTAGCTTTCCTATCGCTATTGCTAGTCTTTTGTATATTATAAACTGATCGTTTGTTTCATGTTGCTACGGCAATGGAAATGGGACACCAGTAATGTAGCACAAGGTTTCATCCTTTTTGTCGTATATCTGAAGTGCCATATTTGTCGATATACGCCTTTTACTTGCCGTGTGTGTGATGCTTTGTTACTCTATAGAAAATTACGCCAAAGATTTCCACAGTAAAACAAGAGCTCGATTATAGGTAATACTGACTTTGTCTCTTAGCTCATTGAGGGAGGTAGGGACGGACAGAAACATCTCTACGCCTCTAAGCAGCACAGATATTCGGAGAAACAAAACTAATTCATTGAAAGGAAGCTGCTATTGCATATGAGTGTTACCCAATGTTCAGTTTCTCCTGTTAGCGTGTGTTGAAAAATCGCAGGGGGCAGAATTTCTCACGCTGCAACATCACAGGATCCattctcaatcaaccacaaatgAAATCATGGACCTAACACTGCATAGGGATGTTCTCCGTTGCACTAATTCTTACATATTCTCACACCTTGACTATCGCCACGATCAGAATTCGCATACTGGGGTCGGTACTCAAGAATGTACACATGACAAGGGTAATGCCTTATTAAAATATTACTCTTATTACAAAAATCAGTTTCTGTACTCGATTATTAAGTAAATTATTTAATCGCTACTTGGCTTCCTTGATGTTGTTTTTCACCGTACAATCTTGCTGGAAACCTCCGCCTCCGTGTTCTCCCCATTCTGCAAATGTATTAAACCACACTATGATAATTCTTCAATATAATAATCTTTTTCTATTGTCCTTCATATTCTTTTCAAATACTCAAAACTCACCGTGCTAATCTCACCTTCTGTTGTCCCATTCCTCGCTAGTTTGTCCGGAAGCTCCCCTTCCACAAGGCACATCTCCTCAAATACTATATCGCTCATAAATTTGTCGTGTTCCTTTTGGAACGAAGTCTGTTTTTCTATGGGCTTTGCCACTTCCCATTCAATGATACATTTGATAATTAAATATGTGACATCTAGTAAATAAAATTACTGAACAAAAACATTATTCTGAGTAAATACACCTGACCTtattctctttcttcttgattACCTTTCCTTTGCCGccttcttcttttgttttttcactACTTTCACAAATGTCTGGAACATCCTTCAAGACCGCTCGTTGCCGATAATGATCCCAGTATTCTTCAAAAGATATGTCTCTGCGCTTAGGCATCGTTGCACACGGAGGCGTGCTCAGAGGAACTACTACTGGCAATGTTCCCTATATATTACAGAGACATCCAATGCCCTTTTATATACAATGAGCATTGGACGAATCCCGCAAAAACTATTTAATCTAGGTCAACACATAAGCGGGGTTTAAGGCATGCTAGGCATGCAATGAATGCGGCTAGCCTCACAATCTCTTTTTCACTACAAACAGCTTCTTCTATAAAGGCATGCATGCACGGAGACATACCAAGGATTTTTGTTCCACCCATTTCCAGCCTTTCCTTAATCACCATGCATGCACGGTTTTAGAGATTGCTTTCCATTGCATGTGCATGAAAAAAACTTCCCATAGTCTCCGTGCTGCATGGTGCACATCCACTGGTGATCACAGACCAAGCCTTTTGCAAGTTTCTTGAAGGTTCAATTTAACCTGCGCTGCATAGAGTTTGGCCGAGGCCTCAAATCGCCGGTCCGTGTTTTCCTCTTGCATCCTTATTTGACTGCTTCTCGTTCACACACACAACAGCTGCACATAGAAAAATTCAAGCTGTTTACAATCGCACTTGGTGGTTGCGAGGGCGTTGAGAAGGACACacagatattttttttttcaaggatTTAGTTGGAGCTTCCTTTTTTCTACCTTAGTCTGGTTACATTCATAAATCATCACACACATACAAACACAccgaaaaataaaaacaaaaccttgtCCGAACCAAACATACAAACATTACCTAGCTGAGTAGTTGTCATGATGCCCTAACGGATAACATTGAATTATTTAAATGTGTAGACAACAAAGACTAGAATACACTGTTgacaaaaaatatttaaatttatGTACAACGCGTATCTGGTCCTCACCCTTCCATATCCGTGTCCTTAAACTGCTCGTCATTGCTCTCGTAAtcaatatatttattttcttggcaCTTCTTTGTGTCCTGCTGTCACCCTATGTTATGCTCTTCTCCTCCACTATCATGCTGGCTGGCACTTCCCTTATGCTGTGCTCCTCGTGGCCTGCCTCTCATTCTGTTCTTCAATACTTCCAAGCGCTCTTTGTTATGCTGGAGTTTGGGACATGTTCTCACGTTATGTGTTGCGTAGTACCCACAAATACTGCATTTCCTTGTGTCCTTTTTCACACCTTTGGCTCTCAATGTAATTTCCTTCTTTTCAGATGGTGGTATGCTCTGCCCTTTAGTCTTGGCTCTCGTAGGTGGGACTCGGCTGATCAGTCTATCATCATTGGCATGATACTGCAAAGATTATTGCACAAACTTTAAATTCAATGCAACAATGGTGATGGCATTAATTATTTCCAAACTCATTCTTCTAACCTCGCCACTGTGGGTTGCACATCCTTCATGCACTCTTGCATCTTTAGTTGTCATGTCTGTTTGGTTGATTAGCACAACCTCGTTGCGCACAAAGTCTCCGCCAAAAGCATCCTGTAATACAATTAACACATCTCTTTtaatatttcttgctgatatGCAAGTTAACTTGTGTCTTTCCCGTATTTAAACTACTTCCATCACAAATCATACCAGATTTGTTGCAAGAACCATTTTCCCCTTTATACTCTCTCTGGCTTCATTTCCATCCACGTTCGCTTGTCCCAATTCCTGCTTCACATTGCGTCATTGTTATTGTGCAAATCTTTTTTCCTAGTGTGTTAACTCGCATACACCTgtatcatgatacaagcctacCTGGGTAACCCTTTTCGCCAATTGTTCATCATTTGTGTTGTCACCATAGCCATCATCACTTTCACTACAATCTGATAACTCCTGCAAAATCAAACCCAGATGTATGCGGTTAAGTGCCTTGCCATGCAACATACACTTCATGCAACATTTTAGAATTTTTACCT
The genomic region above belongs to Setaria italica strain Yugu1 chromosome VI, Setaria_italica_v2.0, whole genome shotgun sequence and contains:
- the LOC101773422 gene encoding uncharacterized protein LOC101773422 — translated: MTNVPKIRIPRLRDLLSRPLGCLTGHPLQAFNELFDQFDQTLSENTCAIQASLCNIARAPYRLAEKCGPVIEELIAAQRSASDHNNIGETSRRNNSGTEEDFVDPHNDQLFEHGNGGVFRTPSSCYRDDVLRDGNGQNSYTTDPATSKTGGTTPCTKPHQEACRDDHARTTTCSDHIPPSSPLLVCLTETMI
- the LOC101773562 gene encoding uncharacterized protein LOC101773562; the protein is MVLATNLDAFGGDFVRNEVVLINQTDMTTKDARVHEGCATHSGEYHANDDRLISRVPPTRAKTKGQSIPPSEKKEITLRAKGVKKDTRKCSICGYYATHNVRTCPKLQHNKERLEVLKNRMRGRPRGAQHKGSASQHDSGGEEHNIG